The following coding sequences are from one Dreissena polymorpha isolate Duluth1 chromosome 8, UMN_Dpol_1.0, whole genome shotgun sequence window:
- the LOC127842159 gene encoding uncharacterized protein LOC127842159 isoform X2: MKTSIALLLAVFAVSAVSGIAKKGKYNYGYGGGYGGGYGGGGGSYGGYGGGGGGYGGYGGGYGGGYGGGYGGDDGGGYGGGSFYGGGGLGGGSYGGKKGCHGKYCAFGGGSGGFLGGYGSGFGGGYGGGGYGGGGYGGGGYGGGGYGGGGYGGGALGGYGGSGYGGGNGGGGYGGKKKCTGKHCGGYGGGGYGGGGYGGGGYGGGGYGGGGYGGGGYGGGGYGGGYGGGLGGYGGGVFGLGGGGGSGFGGKKY, translated from the exons ATGAAGACTTCAATTGCTTTACTTCTTGCAGTGTTCGCCGTGAGCGCAG TATCCGGCATTGCTAAAAAGGGCAAATACAACTACGGATACGGTGGGGGATATGGTGGAGGATATGGTGGAGGAGGCGGCAGCTACGGTGGATACGGTGGAGGAGGCGGCGGCTACGGTGGATATGGTGGAGGCTACGGTGGTGGATACGGGGGCGGATATGGCGGAGATGATGGTGGAGGCTACGGTGGTGGTAGTTTTTACGGGGGCGGAGGTCTTGGTGGCGGAAGTTATGGAGGGAAGAAGGGTTGCCATGGAAAATACTGCGCTTTTGGCGGAGGCAGTGGTGGTTTCCTAGGCGGTTACGGTAGTGGATTTGGCGGTGGATACGGAGGAGGTGGATACGGAGGAGGTGGATACGGTGGAGGTGGATACGGTGGAGGTGGATACGGAGGAGGTGGATACGGAGGTGGTGCTCTAGGTGGATACGGAGGAAGTGGATACGGAGGTGGTAACGGTGGTGGAGGTTATGGAGGAAAGAAGAAATGCACTGGAAAACACTGCGGAGGATACGGTGGAGGTGGATACGGTGGAGGTGGATACGGTGGAGGTGGATACGGAGGCGGTGGATACGGAGGCGGTGGATACGGAGGAGGAGGATACGGAGGAGGTGGATACGGAGGTGGTTACGGTGGTGGTCTTGGTGGATACGGAGGCGGAGTTTTCGGTTTAGGGGGTGGTGGCGGTAGTGGTTTTGGCGGTAAAAAATACTAG
- the LOC127842159 gene encoding uncharacterized protein LOC127842159 isoform X3: MKTSIALLLAVFAVSAVSGIAKKGYGGGYGGGYGGGGGGYGGYGGGGGGYGGYGGGYGGGYGGGYGGGDGGGYGGGSFYGGGGLGGGDYGGKKGCHGKHCAFGGGSGGFLGGYGGGYGGGYGGGGYGGGGYGGGGYGGGGYGGGYGGGEYGGGGLGGYGGGGYGGGYGGGYGGGYGGGGYGGKKKCTGKHCGGYGGGGYGGGGYGGGGYGGGGYGGGGYGGGGYGGGYGGGLGGYGGGSYGLGGGGGLGGGGGGFGGVGGFGGSFGHTRQCKCAKRCNKWQKFVGRCPWCQKKCKLVFCCNRGKY; the protein is encoded by the exons ATGAAGACTTCAATTGCTTTACTTCTTGCAGTGTTCGCCGTGAGCGCAG TATCCGGCATTGCCAAAAAGGGATACGGTGGGGGATATGGTGGAGGATATGGTGGAGGAGGCGGCGGCTACGGTGGATACGGTGGAGGAGGCGGCGGCTACGGTGGATATGGCGGAGGCTACGGTGGTGGATACGGGGGCGGATATGGCGGAGGTGATGGTGGAGGCTACGGTGGTGGTAGTTTTTACGGGGGCGGAGGTCTTGGTGGCGGAGATTATGGAGGGAAGAAGGGATGCCATGGAAAACACTGCGCTTTTGGCGGAGGCAGTGGTGGATTCCTAGGCGGTTACGGTGGTGGATATGGCGGTGGATACGGAGGAGGTGGATATGGAGGAGGTGGATACGGTGGAGGTGGATACGGTGGCGGTGGATACGGAGGAGGATACGGTGGAGGTGAATACGGAGGTGGTGGTCTAGGTGGATATGGAGGAGGTGGATACGGAGGTGGTTACGGTGGTGGTTACGGTGGTGGTTACGGTGGTGGAGGTTATGGAGGAAAGAAGAAATGCACTGGAAAACACTGCGGAGGATACGGTGGAGGTGGATACGGTGGAGGTGGATACGGTGGAGGTGGATACGGAGGCGGTGGATACGGAGGAGGAGGATACGGAGGAGGTGGATACGGAGGTGGTTACGGAGGTGGTCTTGGTGGATACGGAGGCGGAAGTTACGGTTTAGGGGGCGGTGGTGGTTtgggcggtggcggtggtggtttTGGCGGTGTCGGCGGTTTCGGCGGAAGTTTTGGACATACTCGACAATGCAAATGTGCGAAGAGATGCAACAAATGGCAAAAGTTTGTTGGCAGATGCCCCTGGTGTCAGAAGAAATGCAAACTAGTGTTTTGTTGTAACCGAGGAAAATACTAG